AAGGGTCAAAATGTTATAATTTGTCATGTTACAAAAGCCTCAAAACTGAAGAGAGTATGCTTGGAAAATTTTAAGTATTTTAGTTGAATTGGCAAAGTTATAGTCAGCAAAACAGGAAAGGTTTCACACCATCAGTCCAGGATTGAGGTTCAGTGTCCTTCTAATACAAGCAGCCAAGAACAAAATGTAGGCAACTCAATCTGTACTGTGATATGAACTAAAACAACAGTGCCTGTTAATTCAACACATGAGAAGTTTCTCAAAATGACTTTCAGAAAGACTGTCATTGGCGGTTGCGTTTTGGCTGGAAAATGTCTTCCAAGACCGGAAAGATAACTGAACCTTCTGTTTACACCACTGATTACATCAACCAACGGCCCACAATACTTCTCAACAAGAATGTTAATTGTGGGGACTAAGACCCCAAGGTATGCCATTTTGTCTGACTGGAGaacaaaggtgttctatcgggttgaggtcaggactctgtgcaggccagtcaagttcctccacaccaaactcactcatccatgtctttatggaccttgctttgtgcactggtgtgcagtcatgttggaacaggaaggggccatccccaaactttCCTCACAAAGTGAGGaaaactaaggggccaagcccaacctcTGAAAAACAGCCCCACACCATAATCATCTTGCCTGACTGTATTGTGCCAGGTggaaagtttggtggagggggctCCACCAAACTTcccacttggcacaatgcagtcaggcaagtaccgttctcctggcaaccgccaaacccagactcgtccatcggattgccagacagagaagagTGATTCgccactccagagaacacgtctccactgctctagagtccagcggcggcatgctttacaccactgcatccgacgctttgcgttgcacttggtgatgtaaggcttggatgcagctgctcggccatggaaacccattccatgaagctctctacgcactgttcttgagctaatctgaaggccacactaagtttggaggtctgaagctattgactctgcagaaagttggtgacttctgcgcactgtgtgcctcagcatgcaCTGACTCctctctgtgattttacgtggcctaccacttcgtggctgagttgctgttgctcccaattgcttccactttgttatgatatcACTAACAGTTGACGATGGAATATTTaatagtgaggaaatttcatgaatggGTGAGGTGCcacacttgaattcactgagctcctgagagcaactcattctttcacaaatgcttgtagaagcagtctgcatgcctaggtgcttgattttatacacctgtggccatggaagtgattgaaacacctgaattcaatgatttggaggggtgtctcaatatttttggcaatatagtgaaCATATGAAGCAGCTACCGATGCAATAAGGTTTACCCATATTATGATGCCGTGCTGTCCGATTTCGATTTGATTCAACACAGTGCGATTCATTGGAATAGGATGCAATGGAAAAGAATATGATGCTATATAACTCATTATGTATGGCtctaaactttttattttttctcattctgttttttttttattttccaaattattgttaatttaaacatggatgaaaaattgtgattattccttcaaaaatcttaataatcattttattattattattagtaataatagtagtagtacacagcaaaaactgcagtgttaaccctttcgagcgtgagtttaaaatattctaactgtccccccagagtgagtttttttaaggcgaccgttattttagaacgtttgcctttaatgtttccatagcgacgcgtcatgcgtgtcacgagcgctgaacgcagccacaataacactgtatgacagatggatcgctattattttggttttctttgtttatttaaaatattcgcaaaattgcttaccatgtcatcaactatatgatattccgattttcaaatatgtgtgagtgtgttttgttgttttaaaacctttataaatgatctttttcttgatctataatgcgagatgggcgccgccatcttagtttgcactgcagttcacagagccctgtcagtcggatttacagcaggtgaattcatcagtttctcccgaaatatatgcaagtaagtggctggtgaactggaagaataatagagtaaactttatagttacttaggcccattatgtgtgtaTGATATGAATAgatgtcggcaaattatattttaattcactgttattgctgcttccgctgatgtctgacatcagtgtgtattttataaactctaaatatattgttttaatggtgcttatgcgtatttaaatgtctgaaaccttaaaagaaacattatgtggctgaaaacactgcatagctgtgatatatgacaagagctgcgcgcgtccgtctcacagccaaagcgcgaaagcacagtttgaatctggcagttatgtgacgtcgctgaacgttcgaaatcctatatgtgggaccgtacgcccaggggcactgaaataaaaatcccatatgtgggaccgtaccgctcaaagggttaaattaactctcctgggagtatatgtgagaccatactcaagagtgttaaagtgttaaaataagagtgttaaatgaacactgaagcggtgttaaagttaatgagttaattaagtgattaacagtgatgattgaccattattgaagataaCTGAtgataagcagaatcaccaaaggagaaaatcacaatttttaagccaccatcatggagatcggcgtttgctttagttgggctcttgacccttgactttttaaaataaaattttgtttgggctgttttaactgagttataacatccagacaaacaaatggaaaagataatcaggtggtgttggttatgttttcacataatcattatttgacctgaagcACTGAACTCATtgagagcccaatctctgagttagatttacattattgattacagcagcactgtgattctacagcagaagatcagctttatcaatataatctgaaggatttttcAAAagttctgattaaaaaaaaaaaaaaataaatattttaggcacacacagacatcaagaatcagcctgtgaatctcaacagtggtgagaataataaagcatgttgcagtgcattctgggagccgccaatcaaaattcatccatggctcccatcatgcattgctgcatgaataaattaggagctgaattgtcttagtaatttcttttattctcatattttattttgttctgtttatgcaactttttagtagcttgttttttaatgttcagagttgatctgtttatcagaatatgttgcttgtcaccgttgttgagattagtagtagtagtattacaTTAAGACATATATTATACCATACAATAGTAATACAATAGTAGACGTAGTACTACAATTGTAATAggattatatatattataaaccaaacttttattttgatgggttGCCGGGTCGTCTTGGagtttctgtgtgtgtatgtgatatGACAAtagtttttctcaaataaaaaggaaaatgttCATGAAGTGAATCTTtcttcacagacactagtccatATCGCGATTTGATTTAAGTGTACCCAcctacttttgatttattcatccaaaATTTGAATTCCCAATCCAAAATTCTGTGACATTCTGTgttatacagtaaataaattttttatgaATGATTTCCGCAATACAGAATCCATACGGCCCTGAATATGGTACAGATAGTTCGCTTTTATTTCTTTGGTTCATAAAGACTGCCTTCTGCCTTctaacgctgcattcacacggggcgccggcgttaacgcttctcgtttactttgaatgggtgacgccatgcgttgccgaactgaattgtgggttccgtcgcgtcgcttcactcgcgttgcaagcggcagaagttgaagatttctcaacttttcaagcgccaaCGCAGGCGTCATCCAATCAGATCGCCCTATGCAAATACCCTAGAGCAGTCGCAGCCAACTGCGTTCGtgcaacaccggaaagtaatgtgattggctgtaatCACTATAATGGTCGCgtcaacacaagcttcagacacgccctccgtcaagcgttgacgctgacgccccgtgtgaatgcagcgtaacGCATGCCCTTTTACAAAACGCTGTAGTGCCATGTCAGTCTATATTCTATGTGACTCTCAGGACATGCCTCGGTCTCTGTAGTGTTATATTGGTCATATTCACGTAGCAGCAGTGGTGATGAGAGAACGTGCTTGAGAAACAGTTTAGAGAGGAGAAATCAATCTACATATAAAATACTGGTCACAAATTACTGTTCACTTtctaaataataaaagtatagCACATCTACTaacaattatatattaataaatagttTACTGATGCGCACTTTAGAAACGATGCAACATTAACTTGACAATTGATGAGTCTTACCATCCCTAATGAGCACAGTTTGGTTCACTCTGAAACCAGTCACAACAAACGTATATACCAATTGAATTAAATCATAGCCTTTGTCATTTGATAAACACACTAAGCTGTATTGCAGTTTAATTTTCTGTTCGACTGAGATGATTTACCAAAACAATGCCACAAATGTTAGTGGTCTTTTAGATTTATTACGAAGCTGACGGGACAGATTAGACTAGACCTGGAGGGTTATTGTAATTAAATCAGAAATAGACCTAGAGAGACAATCAGTCAGTTTAATTAATAAGTTTAAAATGGCCATTACACACCTGTATGTGCGTCGTGAAATTTGTGCTTGAGGTCTTCGAGGTAGACATCATTTTAATCTTTGGTTTGCAGAGATTGCATACAAAAGTGTAACCTTTACTTGTCAATTCCCTGAACTTGAAGACATGAACTTGGACAAATAAGGCAATGGGTAATTAGTTTCTCCATCCTCCATTTTTGCCGCCATGTCTTGCTCCATCATGCAATGCATTGCAGGTTCATCTAAATGGAATGTAGCTTTTGGTCGCGCTACACCGCTGCTTGCTATAACAAGTAGTTAACTACTGGAAAAGCTACAATGTTTTAAAAGCAACTGAGCTACTGAAAAGCTACTGAATGATGTAGTTAAGCTAGTAGCGTTACTACATGTAGTTAACTACTCCCCAACACTGAACAACAAATTGGGATTCCGGGGCGACAGGGAATGGGGAGTCACCATAGATATATACACACATCTATGGGGAGTCACAAGGTTAGGTATTGGGCATGGGTGCGGTGTCTGATGTTGAAACGCTTGAAACgactgattaaacatgactaataaaacATACGACTATATACAATATATGATTTATATGAGTTCTTCAAGCCTTCTCAGgtattttaatgataataaaatatatttatacgtCAATGGTAATCAACATTGCCTGTTTTACTGTATAGAATACTATGAAATAATGTTGTGTGCCTTATTCCGtttaagaagccacatcatctcaaaAAAGGATGTTTTCAAACACTCAACtgatgttatgaagtgagtttggagtaaaaacatattaaatgtttttttttggacaaaaagTTCATATATGCTTCTCATGTTTGAAAAAATGTTTGGCTTTTTCAAATGCATGTTATAAGTGATTTAAACTCGCAGtgcgcataaaaaaataaataatcgcagcctttgcagtttcataataaatacacacaccATGCTGTACAAAAATGATTTGAAACATCAATGCCaatgttttcatttgaaatgtaGCATAATTATGTGGTAtcaaatgtatataatattttacattaggCCTATGACCAGCACTTAAACATGATCCTCGGTGATGTTGAAGAGACCGTGACGACTGTGGAAATCGATGAGGAGACGTATGAGGAGATTTATAAGGTAACTTCTGTTACATTTCtccatgtttgttttattaagttCTAAAATTGAATTTCAGTGAAGAATTCTAAAGGGTTTTATATCAGTTATATTGGTGATAAATATAAAGTACAACAAATATTATTCAATTTAACAGCAGCAACTAAGTaagaaaatgactaaaacaatGTTGACGAAGGATTGAGACACTCCTTAACTTTAatactgaaaaatatatatattttttaaaaaacctcTCTTTATCACCCTGGCTGCGTCTGAAAGCTTAAAAACgcttgcctggaaaatccagcctcaccgcTGTACCAGCAGATGAGTCTGGtcgccattgaatcaattcgatttctagggcggagcaaatccgagcaaacaggaagcggagtaaaccaatcagagaagggcggatagCGTAACTGCATAGCAGTAACTCCGAGCTTGGAGGCCTCCATTACCTGCTGCTCCATGAGTCCAAGTAGAGGAGACACCACAACCACAACAGGAGTTTCACACAACAACATCTTCTTTGCAATGAGCAGAGCTAACTGATATATTAAGCTTTTCCCAAAGCCAGTGGGAAGCAACGGGAAAACgtcttcttttaaaataaaagcttctAGTGCTGTCAGCTGCTGGggttttaaaggtgctacagaggatcttttcgtcgactgagaaaccaaagactgttactgagttttttaaatgagcgcatacgtaagaacaacccccctccttcacagctcatttcgagggaacgagttttggaacacgagtgtttaccaccggcattcgctgtgtcgtgttagtggattcattatgtcggactcaccgcaggtaactcataatctgcagttgttacgcctgtctcctgacaaaaacattgcatgcggcgcctgtagagtgtggaaagttattGGAGCGCGCAaccgcgcacgtctcgcacaaggaacgtcatggcagtgattgacaagccagtgggccaatcgtttacacgatcatggctgatgtttttaaggccctacctcgtgcacagatgatgtatattaatattattcctttcagtgcacctaataaatagtcttttatcagttagtaaagacagtttcaagtaatattgcaaatgtataaaacaaaacatcctctttagcacctatAATgacttaatgtgtttttggtcatttaaaactgaattcacggctgaatagaacaaactctcgggttTAGCGTGCGccatctttgttgatattgaaggggctttcgccgcactagagtgacgctgtttgcgtcactgaaataaacgaatctgattgcacggtacggtttggagttgactcgaggcgcaacggagggcggactgaccagactgatacatcttgtagaagataaatcattctggacttgccaggcaataaaaatgctgccttctgatgACACATTctaaggtaggaaggcatcaaggcacgtccaaaTCCAATGTTAACTTCTcttcctgagataccttcatctaatcgatttttgaaggcagcacaGATGCCTTTgttatcccacaatcctgtgcattCCATTCTTTGACAGTtgaggtaaaaaataaaaagtctgaAAGTTGCGGTTGGTTTGTAAATGATGTTTTTGACCAAcgtttttcatgttttgatgtcatttctaacATGAaattactgtagtaattaaatatttgcttagttatcaccaaagctcactctattttgctgtagatcatgaAACCAttatgctgcctcagaagtctgatGAAATTAGTTTTGTGAGATGCCTTCATGTGCAAATGCTgaaagtcattgcctgatagggCAGCAAGTTTTTGGATGCAGCCTCTGTCCCTTCCCACCCACCTGCCcccaattttctttttttaatttaagccATCAGTCATTGTGTTGACATACATAACCCGTTTGTTTTGCAGTCAACGAAGCGGAACATTCCCATGCTGTTTGTCCGAGGGGATGGAGTTGTGTTAGTAGCTCCACCGCTGAGGGTCGGATAACTAACTTCCTTGCTTTGTACTCAACTTACCTACAGAATTATGCTTTGGACTCTAAATTCTTCAAGTTTGTGGACTTTTAGGTGGATGATGTTTTTGTTTGGAACCACAGAGATGTAAATCTGTTTATTTTGCAAGTCAACCTTTTGTTTTACGATTTGGAAACCTGTATTGGCAGTTAATTTGTGCCGTATGTTTTTTGACTCATTAAAATTCTTGAAGTTTGATCTTTTTCAAATGACTGCTGTTTTCACTAATGGAATAAAATTCTTATGATTTGTCATGCAGGAAACTTTACACCAAACGTGCTGTTTCGGCCTAATATTATGCACAAAAATCATATCAGTAACTTTGAGTGCTTTCATCTTTGTTGATTGTGGCATGTATAGTTTGTGTGAATAGAATGTAGATGAGTATCAaagataaataattataaatggtaataataataaacgttcTATGATCTAGGGCACCCCCTGCTTCACACCCATCCATTTTGCAGGAGGTGCCCTACtgcagggatggacaactccggtcctggagggccagtgtcctgcagagtttatctccatccctgataaaaactcacttgcctataactttctactaatcctgaagaccttgattagctggttcaggtgtgtttgattagggttggagctaaactctgctggacactggcccttcaggaccggagttgtccatccctgccCTACTGGATCCCCAATGCTCAGCCCCCCGGTTCTACTCTAAACTAAAGTATACGGTCCCCTTGTAGCTCGTGTGTGCACGTGAAATCCGGTACTTAAGTAAGCAGCGCTCCTGAAGAGAAGAAGCTCTGTGTTTAAATGGTGCTATACTCGGGCATGACCAGCAGAGAGAGCCAACGTTACATTTAACCCAAAACTCTTTTGTTCCAGTGGGAGTCGCTGTTGTTCTGACGCAGCAGCGGTTCCGCTCTTCCTGATGCCTGTTATCATAGAAGTGTTCAATCTTGTGTGATTATGTCAAGCGTACTCTTAACTTCCCCAACAGTTAACATAAAATTCAAATTTTATCACATGTTAAATGATCTCTGGGGTCAAAACTAGGAATGCTATTCTTCAGTTACTTATAAATAGAGCAGTTGTTTGGAGAAGAACACCAAAATAACACGTTCCCATGATATGGGTCTTTCCCATTAGCGAGACAGTGACGCAGCGTTCTCAATGAAGATGGCCTAACTTTTCCCACAACCTAAAATAGTCCCCTGGAGCTGGGTGATAACCAAATATAGCTAGTTTTGGGACTGGACCAGAGGGAACACAGTTCTGAACAGCTGACAAATGTAAGAAAAACTGCCTGTAACTCAAAATAGTGTTATTGTAACATCTTTCTGGAGGTCATACGCAAAAAACGAATGGGTAgtaataaatattagatgatgAAAAGGAGAAATCTTTGAAcagtaaaatgttatatattacaaatataaaGTTATATGTATGTTTTATGTTGTAATATACACAAAATATGACATAGGCTAATCAATGAGCTCATTTGAGATATGCTGTGGAGGAACCGAGGAACATTGTGTTGCTCCACCAAATACCGGATAAAAAAACGTTCTCCAAATATTTGGATAAAAATATAACTATGGCCTCTAGAtggtttaaatattttttctaaCTTCTACCAAATGCGACTTAAATTTATTGTGCTGGAATATGCACTGGAAACACAGGATCATTTTTGaggatacatttttaaaatggaatttgAGGTGTATTTTTGCACCTAGAGAGTATTTTATACATACTGTAATTCACTCACTTTGGCCACCTATCAGTAACTAATTTTAACTCAGATTACTGTGAGAAAGAAAGTCTGACAGTTTGCATGAATGCTTTCTGCCTCTTGTGTGTTATTTCACATTGCAAACATGTTCCTGGGCTTTGCACTGATTACATAACAGAAACACTGGAGCATCTCCATGTGATTGTTCCCTGCTCATTCAGTCATGCTGAACCTGAAATAATTCATAAAGAATGGCCTCCAGATGAATGCTTGTAATTGGCAAAATACATTCcatataaaaatgacaaaagctgtGTATATTATTGACCATAGCATCTGCAGTTAGTTCTGAAGATGCTAAGCTCAGTCGACACAATTTGAGGAATAAGGTTGATTACCACAAGCAATAATTTCGACTCATCACGCTCGTTTGTATGGAGCACCATAAAGGACATGGTGATGgcaaaaatatgagatgggaggaactGAATATGTAATCCAGACATAGTACTGTTATCACGTGACCTACCATCGGCGATTGCATCACTTCACTGCCATGCAAAAATCCTCTCCCGTgtcctcatgggatagtaaagtgtccattgtatgcacacttcagaaccTCACCAGAAGTTGTAAATCATCCAGGGACTTTTTGCCTACActtgagtactgtgaattcagacatacttcttttgtcacataccgtttttcacctactatatgGTAGGGAAATAcgcgatttcagatgcagcctatAAATTCAgacttatgctgcgttcacgccatatTGTAATTATCGTAAATAATGCTTcatatgcttttgaatcgctttcatggtactttgatgtcatactaCACGATCGGCCTGCACAGCGTCGCTTCAAGTCGAACACGCCTTtaatctgcagtggtcaggtggtacatcATCACATGGTACAAGTCATATCTTTCAGAAAATTACAAGTTTACACATTGTAGTTACAAGTTCTACAAGCACATCGAAGGTAAAATATACTACTCTGCTGGCTTACAGTTTTTTGCATACTAGGGAAGTTTTCAATATCAGATGCAGCAtgagtattttaatgtttacaaaATGGCCTCATTATAAGTGCCTCATTGTAACCCAAAGAAAGAATAGGAGTGACAagtcaaaatgaatgttttgttGTACTCAACAAcctggaatattcctttaataCACAGCTTTCTCTTTGGCTGAGAACTGCTGGGCTTTGAATCCACACTCGGTTTACTCCCTTCAGGATCAGTTTTTCCTACTAACTAATGTGAAAAGTCTTGGGCTGTTGAGAATGGCTCACGGACCTGAGGGACATGACATCAAAGACCTGCGGCTCTAATCTTAGATTGGCTGGAGTGTCCAGCAATCCTCCTAAGCTGGAAATAGCAGTGCTAAACATAGACGCTTGGACTGTAAGATGTTATACTAATGTGCAAATAAAGATGTTGGCGAGTCAGTGCAAAGTCCATTTCTGTCCTAGGCTAATATAATGATCTCAGAAACATATTTGCACAGGTGTGTCAATGTACATCATCTGACAAAGGGAAATGAAGTGTCTTTATTACTGGTAAATGGATATTGGTGGttgttcatttgtgttctagtgTGCCTTATTATTGACATAACTTTAATAATTCCAAAAGTAGTGATATTTTTAATGCTAAGTGTGTAagcaaaataacttttctagCTGCTTTCCGATTCAGCCCTGTTATTTCcctctttaaaaacatttcagaaacagGTTTCACTTACATTCTTTAACAGTGTTACCTTATATGGTTAGTTTTGATAACAGCCACAAATATAAATTCTGTCCTCCTTTGCTCACCTTCATGTTATTTCAAACTTGTACGccattctttcttctgtggagtaAAACCTTCTAAAAGTAGTAATATTGATTTCAGCTTTTGTTTAAGATTATATTAAGCTCACTGAACAGTTAAACCTACTTTTAGACCATATAATCTAAGGGCACAGCCTAATCTTTGCTTTATGTTTCTTCTTCAGCCTCTTTGTTCAGTATGATTTTGTAGAAAGGCAGTTTTTATAGatatattttctttaaagtggCACTTGATTGTTTGTTAATGTGCATATGCATCAAACATGTAGTTTATCACACATTTCTGATCGCTCTGCTGCTTCCATGTGTTACTCATTTGTATGAATATGTCCATAAAatatcagtgtttatatcagtATTGCTTCCAAAGAAATGTAgtaaacaaattattttctcATAAAGTCAGAGATTTACATCTCTGCAGTGTCAAACAACAGTAGCTTCTGTGGTCTTCTTGTTTTTTACTCACCAAAAAAAGCCATAAAAACAAATTGAAATAGATTCCTCGAAATATAGTCATTTTGCGTTTCCTTGCTTTAATTTCTTCTTAAATAGCGGacataaaatcagaattgtgctattattgaaaacagttgtctGGCAAACTGATAAACAATGGCATGCCGTTGTTTTAATGATTCTTTTGCTGCTCTGTATCTTCAAACTTAGATTTAATTTAGCTAGAATAGACAAACACACAGGCCTACAA
This genomic stretch from Megalobrama amblycephala isolate DHTTF-2021 linkage group LG2, ASM1881202v1, whole genome shotgun sequence harbors:
- the lsm3 gene encoding snRNA-associated Sm-like protein LSm3, which encodes MADDAEQQQTTNTVEEPLDLIRLSLDERIYVKMRNDRELRGRLHAYDQHLNMILGDVEETVTTVEIDEETYEEIYKSTKRNIPMLFVRGDGVVLVAPPLRVG